From the bacterium genome, the window AGGATTAGGAATAAAACTACCCTCTCAATTGTAGCTACGAAAACCTCAAAATCTTTTTCAACATATCTCTTTAATTAACAGGAAGTTAGGTGGATTTTTTTGCTTATTTCCAGGGGGAAGTTCCGTTATATAAAGCAATACAACGATTGTCAAGGGAGATTTTTCGGAACCGTTCAGGTAGTAGGTAAAAAGGTAATCGTTCACCACGGAGACACAGAGACACGGAGAATGATTTTAGAAAAAGCACTTACAGAGCAAATAATTGGGGCAAGAATAGAAGTTCATAAGCATTTAGGGCCGGGTTTTTATTAGAGTCAGCATTTACACTACCTGAACGTTTGCAGATCTCTGACCAAATTTTAAGCAGTTACTAAATCTCGTGCGTTTTGAATAATAATTTTAGGAGTTGGATTTTTCGGAGGGATAGGCAGACCTTTTTCTTTTAACAAATTGATATGTTCTATCATCCCCCACTTTGCCTTGTACAGACAATCTTCAACAGAATATCCTATTCCTGTGAACCCTGCCAGGTCAGGAGAATAAAATCCAAAATAGTCTGGTTCTTCTGTCGCCTCGATTATTAAGGAATATTCTAATTCTATCATTCCTATTTCGCCTCCATCTTTCTTACTTATTTATGCCGGCATCCTTTAATATGGCATGACAGGTACCTTTTGGAACTTCTTTTGAGTCGTGATAATCTACTCGAATCAAGCTATTCCAACCATGTTTGCCATAATATCTTATAGAACTCTTTTCTTTTACAATTCTAAATCCATTCTCTTCTAATAATCTAACCAGCTCGCTAAATTTCATTTGAATTTGATTTTCTCAGTTTGTAAGCGTTCAGCCACTAAGGCACAAACTCGATGCTCGATCCTCGATGCTCGATCCTGGATACGGGATCCTTTACCAGCATCGAGGATCTATCATCGAGGATCTATCATCGAGCATCGAACATCCAGCATCGAGCATCCAGCATCGAGCATCGAGCATCCAGCATCGAGCATCGAACATCCAGCATCGAGCATCGAACATCCAGCATCGAGCATCGAGCATCGAGCATCGAGCATCGAGCATCCAGCATCGAGGATCGAGCAATGTGGCGGCGTAATACTATATCTCACCCAGCAGGTCGTATTCTGTCGCCCCGGTAATACGCACCCGACAGAATTCACCCACCTGGATATGTCTGAGGGCCCGGGCCGCCTGAGTCTCAACCCATTGGGGGTCTTGGGGAGAATTAGCGGGCTCGGAAGGGGTTATGATCACGCGGCCATCGATTTCCGGGGCATCGGCTGGGCTGCGGCCAATATATCGACCTTCTACCTTTTGATCGATAAGAACCTCTATCTCTTGACCAATCAGGGCTTCATTCCGCTGTCTTGATATCTGTTGCTGAAGTTGCATCAGCCGGTCTAATCGTTCCGACTTCACCTCTTCAGGGACTTGATCGGGCAGTCGGGCGGCCGAGGTGCCTTCCTCCCGGGAGTAGATAAAGGCGCCTAATCTATCAAACCTGGCTTGGGCCACAAAATCCAATAATTCCTCGAAATGGACTTCACTTTCTCCCGGGAATCCGACGATAATAGAGGTGCGTAAGGTTAAATCAGGCACCGCTTCCCTTAATCTTTCAATAAGAGAAACTATATCTTCTTTTCTTACCCGGCGATTCATTAGTTTAAGGATGGGGTTAGAGATATGCTGAATAGGCATATCTAAATAAGGGCATAGTTTGGGGACGTCTGGCCAGCTCTTAATCAGGGAAGGTAAGATATGGGCCGGATGGGTATAAAGGAGTCTGATCCACCTTATCTTTTCAATTTCAGAAAGGGATCTAATGAGTTCTTCCAGCCTTTGTCTTCCGTAAAGGTCTACACCGTAATTGGTTGTATCCTGAGCAATTAGATTTAGTTCCTTAACCCCTGAGGAAGCTAAATCTTTAGCCTCCTCAATAATGGATTCCATATTTCTGCTTTGGCAGGGACCCCTAATAATAGGGATAGCGCAATAGGAACAATGATTATTGCAGCCATCGGCTATTCTAAGGTAGGCGGTGTGGGGTAGAGTAAGGAGTGACCTTCGAGCCGATTGTTTGATGGGCCTTCTTTTACCCAGAAGCAGATCGCAATATTTAACTATCTGAGGGACGTCTTTCAGTCTCAGGAAAAGGTCAACCTCAGGGATTTCCCGCGGAAGTTCTTCCCTGTATCGCTCGGCCAGGCAACCAGCCATAATAAGTCCCTTACACCGACCGGTCTCCTTGGCCTGAGCTGCCTTTAAAACAACCTCAATCGATTCCTCTTTAGCCGGCCTGATAAAGCCACAGGTGTTAATAATGATCAAATCAGCCTCGGTTGCCTGGTTAACAAGCTGGTATCCGTTTTCCTGGAGAAGGCCCCACATTCGTTCAGAGTCAACCAAATTCTTAGGACAACCCAGGCTGATCAGGTGAATCCGGTTCATTTATTCTTCTTCGTCCCAATCCTCATCTTCCTCCCAATCCTCATCTTCCTCTTCATCAAAAGGGTGGTGCAAAAGTTGGGCTACCTCTATAAAAAGGCGAAAACATACTATATCAGGTATACCTGCTTCTTTCAAACCTTCTGTCATCGAACTCAAATTCGTAATGTAAGCTACACAATCCTTGGTACATTCTCTATCCAGGTAACAACATATTTTTCGCATTATCTTCTCCCTATACTTTTGCACTTTTTTGTAACTACTTGAAAGACAAATACCTTACAATAACCTCTCGTCATTCCCGCCAAAGCGGGAATCCAGTAATATCAAGGCTTCTGGATTCCTGCTTGCGCA encodes:
- a CDS encoding type II toxin-antitoxin system HicA family toxin, encoding MKFSELVRLLEENGFRIVKEKSSIRYYGKHGWNSLIRVDYHDSKEVPKGTCHAILKDAGINK
- the rimO gene encoding 30S ribosomal protein S12 methylthiotransferase RimO; the encoded protein is MNRIHLISLGCPKNLVDSERMWGLLQENGYQLVNQATEADLIIINTCGFIRPAKEESIEVVLKAAQAKETGRCKGLIMAGCLAERYREELPREIPEVDLFLRLKDVPQIVKYCDLLLGKRRPIKQSARRSLLTLPHTAYLRIADGCNNHCSYCAIPIIRGPCQSRNMESIIEEAKDLASSGVKELNLIAQDTTNYGVDLYGRQRLEELIRSLSEIEKIRWIRLLYTHPAHILPSLIKSWPDVPKLCPYLDMPIQHISNPILKLMNRRVRKEDIVSLIERLREAVPDLTLRTSIIVGFPGESEVHFEELLDFVAQARFDRLGAFIYSREEGTSAARLPDQVPEEVKSERLDRLMQLQQQISRQRNEALIGQEIEVLIDQKVEGRYIGRSPADAPEIDGRVIITPSEPANSPQDPQWVETQAARALRHIQVGEFCRVRITGATEYDLLGEI
- a CDS encoding phosphotransferase; its protein translation is MLDARCSMLDARCWMFDARCWMFDARCWMLDARCWMLDAGCSMLDDRSSMIDPRCW
- a CDS encoding type II toxin-antitoxin system HicB family antitoxin; the encoded protein is MIELEYSLIIEATEEPDYFGFYSPDLAGFTGIGYSVEDCLYKAKWGMIEHINLLKEKGLPIPPKNPTPKIIIQNARDLVTA